In the Streptomyces coeruleoprunus genome, CACCCGATCCGGGCGATCTTCGCGCGGGCCCCGTCCGCCCGCACCCCCTGCCGTGCGCTACTTCTCCTCGAAGTCGCCCGCCGCGACCCGCAGCGGCCGCAGGATCGCGAAGATCTCCGCGCACTCCTCCGCGTCGTACGCGCCGAGCCCGAAGTCCATCGCCATCAGGTCGGCGGTGGCCGCCTCGACGACCTCACGACCTTTGTCGGTGATGGAGGCGAGGACGCCGCGCCCGTCGTTGGGGTTGGGCCGCTTGTCGACCAGACCCGACCGGACGAGGCGGTCGACCGTGTTCGTCACGGACGTCGGGTGGACCATGAGCCGCTCGCCGATCTTCGACATGGGCAGCTCGCCGGACTTGGAGAAGGTGAGCAGCACCAGCGCCTCGTACCGCGCGAAGGTCAGTCCGTACGGCTTGACCACGGCGTCGACCTCACCGAGCAGAATCTGGTGCGCGCGCATGATCGAGGTGATCGCGGCCATGGCGGGCACGGGTCCCCAGCGCTGCTGCCAGAGTTCGTCGGCGCGGGCGATGGGGTCGAACGGGAGACTGAGCGGCTTCGGCACGGCAACGACCTTACCCAGTGGTCACATTCCGGTCAGCCCGGTCTCACGCTTTGGTCCCGGCCCCCCGTCCGGCCGGTGTCGCACCACGACCGCTTGTGGCCGTTATGTCACGATAGCCCGGCCTGTTCGTCGCCGTACACATCGTCGTACAAGGGGTCTGGATGACCGGCCACCGATCGTCTCGTGCGCTCATCGCCCTGGCGCTGGCCGCCGCCCTCACCGCCGCCGGCTGCTCCTCCGGGCCCGACCGGACGCCACAGGGCGGCTCCGGGACCGGTCCGGCCACGGCGCCCGCCGGCCGGGGCGAGGCGGCCGCGGGCTCCGCACTCTGGATCGATCCGGGCAGCGCCGCGGCACGGCAGGTGAAGGCGTACGAGGCGGCGGGCCGCACCGCGGACGCGAGGATCCTGCGCCGGATCTCCGAGCGGCCGGCCGCCGTGTGGCCGGCGGGCGACGACCCCGTACCGGACATCGCGCGGGCGGTGGGCGGGGCGGCCGCCGCCGGGGGCCGTACGGTCGTCCTCGTCGCGTACAACATCCCGCACCGCGACTGCGGGCAGTACTCGGCGGGCGGCGCGGCCGGCGCCCAGGCGTACCGGGACTGGATCGGCGCGTTCGCCGACGCCGTCGGGGACGCGTCCGCGATCGTCGTCCTGGAGCCGGACGCGGTGCCGCACCTGCTGGACGGCTGTGCGCGGGGCGCGGTCCGGGAGGAGCGCCTGAGGCTGCTGTCGGAGGCCGTGACCCGGCTGAAGCGGCAGCCGAACACCAAGGTGTACCTGGACGCCGGGAACCCGGCCTGGGTCAGGGACCCGGTCAAGCTGGTCGAGCCGCTGCGGCGGGCGGGCGTCGACCGGGCGGACGGCTTCTCGCTGAACGTGGCGAACTTCCAGACGAACGATGTGGTCACGGCGTTCGGGACGCGGCTGTCCGGGCTGCTCGGCGGGGCCCGCTTCGCCGTCGACACCAGCCGCAACGGCGCGGGCCCGCTGCAGGGAGGGGGCGAGGAGGCC is a window encoding:
- a CDS encoding MarR family transcriptional regulator; this encodes MPKPLSLPFDPIARADELWQQRWGPVPAMAAITSIMRAHQILLGEVDAVVKPYGLTFARYEALVLLTFSKSGELPMSKIGERLMVHPTSVTNTVDRLVRSGLVDKRPNPNDGRGVLASITDKGREVVEAATADLMAMDFGLGAYDAEECAEIFAILRPLRVAAGDFEEK
- a CDS encoding glycoside hydrolase family 6 protein — protein: MTGHRSSRALIALALAAALTAAGCSSGPDRTPQGGSGTGPATAPAGRGEAAAGSALWIDPGSAAARQVKAYEAAGRTADARILRRISERPAAVWPAGDDPVPDIARAVGGAAAAGGRTVVLVAYNIPHRDCGQYSAGGAAGAQAYRDWIGAFADAVGDASAIVVLEPDAVPHLLDGCARGAVREERLRLLSEAVTRLKRQPNTKVYLDAGNPAWVRDPVKLVEPLRRAGVDRADGFSLNVANFQTNDVVTAFGTRLSGLLGGARFAVDTSRNGAGPLQGGGEEAWCNPPGRALGTAPTLRTGEALVDAYLWVKRPGESDGPCRGGPSAGTWWPEYALGLARRAAG